One region of Miscanthus floridulus cultivar M001 chromosome 19, ASM1932011v1, whole genome shotgun sequence genomic DNA includes:
- the LOC136529214 gene encoding EG45-like domain containing protein produces MAKAAAVLLIAALLGLVSASLADQGTATYYTVYTPSACYGYQDEGTMIAAASDGLWDNGAACGRMYQVSCAGGTNATPNPCKGGSVTVKIVDRCPSPGCQATLDLSQEAFNTIGNLDAGKILINYNQV; encoded by the exons atggcgaaAGCTGCCGCCGTTCTGCTCATCGCCGCCCTGCTGGGGCTCGTGTCGGCGTCGCTCGCTGACCAGGGCACCGCCACCTACTATACCGTCTACACTC CGTCGGCGTGCTACGGATACCAGGACGAGGGCACGATGATCGCGGCGGCGAGCGACGGGCTCTGGGACAACGGCGCGGCGTGCGGGCGGATGTACCAGGTGTCCTGCGCCGGCGGCACCAACGCTACCCCGAACCCCTGCAAAGGCGGCAGCGTCACCGTCAAGATCGTCGACCGCTGCCCGTCGCCGGGATGCCAGGCCACGCTCGACCTCTCCCAGGAGGCCTTCAACACCATCGGCAACCTCGACGCCGGCAAGATCCTCATCAACTACAACCA GGTGTAA